In the genome of Candidatus Margulisiibacteriota bacterium, the window CTGCTGCTCTTCGCCGCTGAAGCCGCTCGAGGTCTGGCCGCCGCTCTTCTTCTCTTTGCCGGCCTTGCTGACGAAATACTCGGGGCTGCTGACGCTGAACTTGTCCTGGGAGTTATCCTCCTGCGAATCCAGGACGAAGTTGAAATCGTCCTTTAAGCTCTGCATCAGCTTATTGGTCGGCAAATTCTGGGTCAGCTTGGCTGCCATCTGCTGCAGGATCTGCTGGCCCGCCTTGCCGCCGCCCTCTTCCAGCGCTTTTTTCAGCGCGCTTTCGTCCAGCCGCTGGTTCTGCTGCTGGTTGTCGCCGACCTTCTTGTCCATCTCCTGGCGCAGCAGCTGGCCGAGGTTCTCGGTCGCCCCCATGTTCGCCGCGACGGATATTTGCTGCGTATTGGCTTGTTCTATGCCCATGGTCAGTTCTGGCCTCCGCTGTACGGGTACAGTTCGCGCGCCCGCCGGAAGCAGGCGTCGGCCTTGGCCTGTTCGCCCTTTTGCTCGTACGCCTTGCCGAGCAAAACCTGCGGCAGGCTCAGGCACTGGTAGGGGCTTTCGGCGGCGGCGGCGCAGTCGCGCCCGATCACTTCGCTCAGGATCTCGATCGCCTTGTCGGCGTTTTTCTGCATCAAACAGACGGCGGCGAAAATGTTGTGCGCCGGGACGTTATACTCGTCGCGCTCCAGCAGCTCGCGGGCGGCGTCGAGCGCCTCGCGGAATTTGCCGAGCCGGAGCAGGTGCTGGGCGATCTTTTCGCGCGACGGCCGGACCACGGCCTCGTCCTTGGTCAGCGCCACGACCTTGCGGTACTGTTCGATCGCCTCGGCCAGTTTGTCCATGTCGGTCAGCGTGTGGCCGAGCAGGAACGGATAGTACGGATCGGCCGGGTTTTCGGCCGCCGCTTGGGAATACAGGTCGACGTTGCGCTCCCACTTGGCCGCGATCTTTTCCGCCGCCAGGTCTTTGCCCCAGTGGTAAATGGCGATCGGGACCGCCGGGCCGTAGAGGACCTTGCCGGCGGCGTCAACCAGCTGTTCGTTGATCGGCCGGACGAAATGGGCGCCGCGGCCGTTGCGAAAGACCTTGACCCGGGGA includes:
- a CDS encoding glycosyltransferase, with the translated sequence MSKLSACLIVKNEEKTLALTLPVLSAGVDEVILVDTGSTDGTVALAEKHGAQVYHFPWIKDFAAARNESLKHATGDWVLWVDADEFIKTEDLAELRRLLETAEADAYTVTMYTSGFGQCERRQNYPRVKVFRNGRGAHFVRPINEQLVDAAGKVLYGPAVPIAIYHWGKDLAAEKIAAKWERNVDLYSQAAAENPADPYYPFLLGHTLTDMDKLAEAIEQYRKVVALTKDEAVVRPSREKIAQHLLRLGKFREALDAARELLERDEYNVPAHNIFAAVCLMQKNADKAIEILSEVIGRDCAAAAESPYQCLSLPQVLLGKAYEQKGEQAKADACFRRARELYPYSGGQN